From one Bacteroides fragilis NCTC 9343 genomic stretch:
- a CDS encoding ABC transporter permease gives MIKQYFKQALAQLRQQPLLTTISVLGTALTICLIMVVVMQQQIKTTPFAPESNRNRLLHVKQMSTSNKNWSDDGSSNGPMGLQTAKGCFEGLTTAEEVSIYTIPETMQVALPRGVRTGIDALETDGAFWRIFDFSFIDGKPYSDAEVKSGLPVAVITESVARLLFGTSHQVSGKEILVNDAVYRISGVVKDVSSMASTAYAQIWVPYSSTHITGGDNTWCDGIMGVMRVVILARSSSDFEAIRAECERRRLAYNAGLGDYFVFYRGQPDDQLTMSQHKWANVQPDMAAYFRQQVIIFLILLLVPAINLSSMTHSRLRQRVAEIGVRRSFGATRGGVMGQIVAENLVLTLMAGVVGLLFCLIISYCWGGTLFADSRLMYLNTAPVIEWKMLFKFSTFIYALLFCLALNLLSSGWPAWRASRMSIINALSGKLN, from the coding sequence ATGATTAAACAATATTTCAAGCAGGCCCTTGCACAACTCAGACAGCAGCCCTTGCTGACTACGATTAGTGTGTTGGGCACTGCTTTGACCATTTGCCTGATTATGGTAGTGGTCATGCAACAGCAAATAAAAACCACCCCTTTTGCTCCGGAGAGTAACCGTAACCGGCTATTGCATGTCAAACAGATGAGCACGAGCAACAAAAACTGGAGTGATGACGGATCGAGTAACGGTCCGATGGGGCTGCAGACAGCAAAAGGATGTTTTGAAGGATTAACGACGGCCGAGGAAGTCAGTATCTATACGATACCCGAAACTATGCAGGTAGCTTTGCCCCGTGGTGTACGTACGGGGATCGATGCCCTCGAGACCGATGGAGCTTTCTGGAGGATATTCGACTTTTCGTTTATAGACGGTAAGCCTTATTCGGATGCGGAAGTAAAATCCGGGCTTCCGGTAGCTGTTATAACAGAGAGTGTCGCACGTCTTCTTTTCGGTACGTCCCATCAGGTGTCCGGTAAGGAGATCTTGGTGAATGATGCGGTCTACCGGATAAGCGGAGTGGTGAAAGATGTGTCTTCAATGGCTTCGACAGCCTATGCACAGATTTGGGTTCCATATTCATCGACCCATATTACGGGAGGAGACAATACCTGGTGTGACGGGATTATGGGAGTGATGCGGGTTGTGATCCTGGCCCGCAGTTCTTCCGACTTCGAAGCTATCCGTGCAGAGTGCGAACGTCGCCGCTTGGCTTATAACGCCGGGTTGGGTGATTATTTTGTTTTCTACCGTGGGCAGCCGGATGACCAACTGACGATGTCGCAGCATAAGTGGGCAAATGTGCAGCCGGATATGGCAGCCTATTTTCGTCAGCAAGTCATTATATTTTTGATTCTGTTACTGGTACCTGCCATCAATCTGAGCTCGATGACCCATAGCCGTTTGAGACAACGCGTTGCCGAGATCGGTGTACGGCGTTCGTTCGGAGCTACCCGTGGGGGAGTGATGGGGCAAATTGTTGCCGAGAATCTGGTACTGACTTTGATGGCCGGAGTGGTCGGACTGTTGTTCTGTCTGATCATATCTTATTGTTGGGGAGGTACGCTTTTTGCCGATAGCAGATTGATGTACCTTAACACGGCTCCGGTTATCGAGTGGAAAATGCTTTTTAAATTTTCTACTTTTATTTATGCATTACTTTTCTGTTTGGCACTGAATCTGCTGAGTAGTGGATGGCCGGCCTGGAGGGCATCGCGGATGTCTATTATAAATGCTCTTAGCGGAAAGCTTAACTAA
- a CDS encoding ABC transporter ATP-binding protein, translating into MITLTSLSKIYRTNEIETVALENVNLKVDRGEFLSIMGPSGCGKSTLLNIMGLLDAPTAGTIEINGTHTEGMKDKELAAFRNKTLGFVFQSFHLINSLNVMDNVELPLLYRHIASSERRKLAQEVLEKVGLSHRMRHFPTQLSGGQCQRVAIARAIIGNPEIILADEPTGNLDSKMGAEVMELLHRLNKEDGRTIVMVTHNEEQAGQTSRTVRFFDGRQVQ; encoded by the coding sequence ATGATTACATTAACCTCTCTTTCTAAAATCTATCGTACAAACGAGATTGAAACAGTAGCCCTTGAGAATGTCAACCTGAAAGTTGATCGTGGTGAATTTCTTAGCATTATGGGACCTTCCGGTTGTGGCAAATCGACTTTACTGAACATTATGGGTTTGCTTGATGCCCCTACCGCAGGGACAATAGAGATAAACGGTACACATACAGAGGGTATGAAAGATAAAGAACTGGCCGCTTTCCGTAATAAAACGCTTGGTTTTGTATTCCAGTCCTTCCATCTGATAAATTCACTTAACGTAATGGATAATGTGGAACTTCCCTTGTTGTATCGTCATATAGCTTCTTCCGAACGTCGTAAACTGGCACAAGAGGTTCTTGAGAAGGTCGGTTTGAGTCATCGCATGCGTCATTTTCCGACACAGCTTTCCGGCGGTCAGTGCCAGCGCGTTGCCATTGCCCGTGCCATTATCGGTAATCCTGAGATCATCCTTGCCGACGAACCTACCGGTAACCTGGACTCTAAGATGGGTGCCGAGGTGATGGAATTGCTTCATCGCCTGAATAAAGAAGACGGACGCACCATCGTAATGGTAACTCACAATGAGGAACAGGCCGGACAGACTTCACGTACCGTCCGGTTTTTCGACGGACGTCAGGTACAGTAA
- a CDS encoding head GIN domain-containing protein — protein MKAKIILVALALFLGAIGYTVQAQCSADCQCGKTTEDKTLAVGNRKVADFSMIRLEAVGDIFFTQSDRCSVRIEGPQEYVSQTTTVVKNGVLVIGYQKNNNNSKHIKLYITAPNLDNVKLQGVGSFNCREPLRSRRFDLILSGVGDVNIDNLKCKDFTVKLDGVGCVNVKVDCDALEAQANGVGSMTLNGKAGTAKISRNGVGGVNTGGLKIGK, from the coding sequence ATGAAAGCAAAAATTATACTCGTAGCTTTGGCTCTTTTCCTGGGAGCCATCGGTTATACGGTGCAAGCTCAATGCAGTGCCGATTGCCAATGTGGTAAAACTACCGAAGATAAAACCTTGGCTGTCGGTAACCGTAAAGTTGCCGATTTCTCCATGATCCGACTGGAGGCTGTCGGAGATATTTTTTTCACTCAGTCCGACCGTTGTTCCGTCCGGATAGAGGGGCCGCAAGAATACGTATCCCAAACTACTACAGTTGTGAAAAATGGTGTTTTAGTGATCGGATATCAAAAAAACAACAATAATTCCAAACACATAAAATTGTATATTACGGCTCCCAATCTGGACAATGTGAAGTTGCAAGGCGTGGGTAGCTTTAATTGCCGGGAACCACTTCGGTCAAGGCGCTTCGACCTGATCCTTTCAGGAGTTGGAGATGTTAATATCGACAATTTGAAGTGTAAGGATTTCACGGTGAAACTGGATGGAGTGGGCTGTGTAAATGTCAAGGTTGATTGTGACGCATTGGAAGCCCAAGCCAATGGAGTGGGAAGCATGACCCTGAATGGTAAAGCCGGTACCGCAAAAATATCAAGAAACGGGGTTGGCGGTGTCAATACCGGTGGACTGAAAATAGGAAAATAG
- a CDS encoding ABC transporter ATP-binding protein has translation MITLTSLSKIYRTNEIETVALENVNLTVDRGEFLSIMGPSGCGKSTLLNIMGLLDAPTTGTIEINGTHTEGMKDKELAAFRNKTLGFVFQSFHLINSLNVLDNVELPLLYRRVSSSERRKLAQEVLEKVGLSHRMRHFPTQLSGGQCQRVAIARAIIGNPEIILADEPTGNLDSKMGAEVMELLHRLNKEDGRTIVMVTHNEEQAKQTSRTIRFFDGRQVQ, from the coding sequence ATGATTACATTAACTTCTCTTTCTAAAATCTATCGTACAAACGAGATTGAAACAGTAGCGCTCGAAAACGTGAATCTGACAGTCGACCGTGGTGAGTTTCTGAGTATCATGGGCCCTTCGGGTTGTGGTAAATCTACTTTGTTGAACATCATGGGATTGCTGGATGCTCCTACGACGGGTACGATCGAAATAAACGGTACACATACAGAAGGCATGAAAGACAAAGAATTGGCTGCTTTCCGTAATAAGACACTGGGTTTCGTTTTCCAGTCTTTCCACCTGATCAACTCACTCAACGTACTGGACAATGTGGAGCTTCCGTTACTCTACCGTCGTGTCAGTTCGTCCGAGCGTAGAAAGTTGGCGCAGGAGGTTCTCGAGAAGGTGGGTTTGAGCCATCGTATGCGTCATTTCCCGACACAGCTTTCCGGTGGTCAGTGCCAGCGTGTTGCCATTGCCCGTGCCATCATCGGTAATCCCGAGATTATCCTTGCCGACGAACCTACCGGTAACCTGGATTCTAAGATGGGTGCCGAAGTAATGGAACTGCTTCATCGCCTGAATAAGGAAGACGGACGTACCATCGTAATGGTTACTCACAATGAAGAACAGGCCAAACAAACCTCTCGCACCATCCGCTTCTTCGACGGACGTCAAGTGCAATAA
- a CDS encoding ABC transporter permease: MIKLYFKQAWQLLKQNPLFSSVYVLGTGLGIAMTMSLVIIYYIKMAPVYPEENRNRILVSKGMTAIEQGDENNWFSSNVSFQTVKRFYYPLKSAEAVGCSLDGHTTSLLELPESKDLKEVQVKLVDAGFWKVFSFAFVDGKPFTRADFDSGLRKAVISVTLARRLYGDNAPVGRTFVLDSDEYQVCGVVKDVSFITPATYADIWLPLTVDAEVVEEKEGSYELIGNLSVYMLAPSVGSKDKVAGEVRDAFRKYNFSQKKYKVDLYGQPVSYWKSTFYEYCNSAPDWGKLIRTYGTILLALLFVPALNLAGMIASRMKRQLSEMGIRKAFGASKASLLMQVFWENLFLTGLGGLLGLLLSYLIVYCGRNWLPDLLSAYSDVIPEGVDSFLTPGMLLNPVVIGITFLVSLILNVLSALIPALHALKKDIVYSLNDKR, from the coding sequence ATGATTAAACTTTATTTCAAACAAGCCTGGCAACTGCTGAAACAAAATCCTTTGTTCAGCAGTGTGTACGTGCTTGGTACAGGATTAGGCATTGCCATGACCATGAGCTTGGTGATCATTTATTACATCAAGATGGCACCGGTCTACCCCGAAGAGAACCGGAACCGAATCCTGGTGAGTAAAGGGATGACTGCGATAGAGCAAGGCGATGAAAATAACTGGTTCAGTTCGAATGTATCTTTTCAGACGGTGAAACGCTTCTATTATCCGCTAAAGAGTGCCGAGGCTGTGGGGTGTTCTTTGGACGGGCATACTACATCGCTGCTTGAACTGCCGGAGAGTAAAGATCTGAAAGAGGTACAGGTGAAACTGGTAGATGCCGGATTCTGGAAAGTTTTCAGCTTCGCTTTTGTAGATGGTAAGCCGTTCACCCGGGCTGATTTTGATTCCGGATTGCGCAAAGCCGTTATTTCCGTAACGTTGGCTCGCCGGCTTTACGGAGATAATGCTCCGGTGGGCCGTACCTTTGTTCTCGACTCGGACGAATATCAAGTGTGTGGCGTGGTTAAAGATGTGTCCTTCATTACTCCTGCTACGTATGCCGACATCTGGTTGCCGCTGACGGTAGATGCTGAGGTCGTAGAGGAGAAAGAGGGTAGTTATGAGTTGATTGGAAATCTGAGTGTTTATATGTTGGCACCCTCTGTCGGTTCGAAAGATAAGGTTGCCGGGGAAGTGCGGGATGCGTTCCGTAAATACAATTTCTCTCAGAAAAAGTACAAGGTCGATTTATATGGACAGCCCGTATCTTATTGGAAAAGCACTTTTTATGAATATTGTAATTCGGCACCCGATTGGGGAAAACTGATACGGACGTATGGGACTATCCTGCTGGCTTTGCTTTTTGTTCCTGCACTGAATCTGGCAGGAATGATCGCTTCGCGGATGAAACGTCAGCTTTCTGAAATGGGTATACGTAAGGCTTTCGGGGCCTCCAAAGCTTCGCTCCTGATGCAGGTCTTTTGGGAGAATCTGTTTCTTACGGGGCTTGGAGGGTTGTTGGGCTTATTACTTTCGTATCTGATTGTCTATTGCGGGCGTAATTGGTTACCCGACCTGCTAAGTGCATATTCGGATGTGATACCCGAGGGAGTTGACAGTTTCTTAACTCCCGGTATGTTGCTGAATCCTGTGGTGATAGGCATTACATTTCTGGTCAGCTTGATACTGAATGTGCTGTCGGCTTTGATTCCGGCCCTACATGCTTTGAAGAAAGATATTGTATATTCGCTTAACGATAAAAGATAA
- a CDS encoding ABC transporter permease: MNLMMILRQLWNQRAANGWILGELVVVTYFLWGVVDPVYVLLSDKALPDNYDLTDTYLLSIGAYSANHTRYNPELDSDSLKQVDFMRIVDQVRRYPGVSDVTVSFFNSYPQSGTWNGGQLFNDTIFANIQQMTFLSGTDYFGVFRIHDARTGEIPPVLAEGEQGIYLTPDVAEKLFGEKYPQNKWIHWGDSTRKSPLTAVIDPLQIRSISQPGPLVFKATSELIHLPGAARICFRVRDGLASPAFTETFKREMRPRMQIGNYYLASLTDFETVSKHFEYYMGTTGTIRLQIILASFFLLCVFLGMGGTFWLRCNSRREEMGIYMTMGSTRHRLIRQFLLEAWWMVTIAFVIGALAQFQVVYLNGFAFPPDDPNPDYIQNRPVLHFLIVSAISYILILAVSFVATYIPVSKAARMNPADALRDE; encoded by the coding sequence ATGAACCTGATGATGATACTCCGCCAACTGTGGAACCAGCGTGCTGCCAACGGATGGATTCTGGGCGAACTGGTGGTTGTGACTTATTTCTTATGGGGAGTAGTCGACCCTGTGTACGTATTATTGTCCGACAAGGCATTGCCTGACAATTACGACCTCACTGATACTTACTTGCTGAGCATAGGTGCATACTCTGCCAATCATACCAGATATAATCCGGAGTTGGATTCGGACTCATTGAAACAGGTTGATTTTATGCGTATTGTAGATCAGGTACGCCGCTATCCGGGAGTCTCTGATGTGACTGTCAGCTTTTTCAATTCATATCCGCAAAGCGGTACCTGGAATGGAGGACAGCTTTTCAATGATACGATCTTTGCAAATATACAGCAGATGACATTTCTTTCCGGCACCGACTATTTTGGAGTCTTCCGGATACATGATGCCCGGACGGGAGAAATACCTCCGGTGCTTGCGGAAGGAGAACAGGGAATCTATCTGACTCCTGACGTTGCCGAAAAACTGTTCGGTGAAAAGTATCCGCAGAACAAATGGATACATTGGGGAGACAGTACCCGTAAATCTCCGTTGACTGCTGTAATCGATCCCTTGCAAATCAGGAGTATCAGTCAGCCCGGTCCGTTGGTATTCAAAGCTACTTCTGAATTAATCCATCTTCCGGGAGCGGCCCGCATCTGCTTCCGCGTACGTGACGGACTGGCATCACCAGCTTTCACCGAGACTTTTAAGCGTGAGATGCGTCCGCGGATGCAGATCGGAAACTATTATCTGGCGTCACTCACGGATTTTGAAACGGTGAGTAAACACTTTGAGTATTATATGGGAACTACGGGCACTATCCGTTTGCAGATCATCCTTGCTTCATTTTTTCTACTCTGTGTGTTCTTGGGGATGGGCGGTACTTTTTGGTTACGTTGCAACTCACGGCGGGAGGAAATGGGAATTTACATGACGATGGGGTCTACTCGCCATCGGTTGATCCGGCAATTTCTTCTGGAGGCCTGGTGGATGGTTACTATTGCATTTGTAATAGGAGCCTTGGCGCAATTCCAAGTTGTATATCTCAATGGTTTTGCATTTCCGCCGGATGATCCGAATCCGGATTATATACAGAATCGTCCGGTGTTACACTTCCTTATTGTATCAGCCATTTCATATATTTTGATCCTGGCTGTTTCGTTTGTGGCTACTTACATCCCGGTGTCGAAAGCTGCCCGGATGAATCCTGCGGATGCTTTGCGGGACGAGTAA
- a CDS encoding ABC transporter permease yields the protein MIRLIMKNLWARRRKNGWLLAELILVSIVTWVIVDPLVVLTHDRNLPEGYRPDHLFLLQLASYPAGSEQFRAEENDTLARKANFERLLNKLKHYEGVKYTTFILNEQYPSALSISNGNTMFDTIPVRTLRLAFIPHTDYFRTMGMEGAEGMTAEQLDNRDFLWTESVLTADISQRLKDGKPLYGRRLGNGDEEDYRVGGVIAPVRYRSYMQPMPIELYVYEEFPDYMYYYIPLIALRIDDHLSEKVFLHHFREWMNKELTVGNYYVKSVQSFSDIQEQHEFSEGITNQYRLNLALGIFFLVNLCLGVAGTFWMQTRSRREEVGIMLSFGGTPSHITRLLLYEGWILTTLGTLTGCLLYLQYALRDGLYTTCNSAEEAMPAYWINHFGLHFTAVTLIVYLLLLIVVSIGIWMPAHKLSRISPVDALRDE from the coding sequence ATGATACGACTAATAATGAAAAACCTCTGGGCCCGCCGCCGGAAGAACGGATGGTTGCTGGCCGAATTAATATTGGTATCGATTGTCACATGGGTGATTGTTGATCCGTTGGTGGTGCTGACACATGACCGGAATTTGCCGGAAGGCTATCGTCCCGATCACCTTTTCCTGCTTCAGTTGGCTTCATACCCTGCCGGGTCGGAGCAATTCCGTGCCGAAGAGAATGATACATTGGCGCGTAAAGCCAATTTCGAACGGTTGCTCAATAAACTCAAACACTACGAGGGAGTCAAGTATACTACTTTCATCTTGAACGAACAGTATCCTTCGGCACTTTCCATAAGCAACGGCAACACGATGTTCGATACCATTCCGGTCCGCACTCTCCGTCTTGCCTTTATACCTCATACCGATTATTTCCGAACCATGGGGATGGAGGGAGCCGAGGGTATGACGGCCGAACAATTGGATAACCGTGATTTCCTGTGGACCGAATCGGTGCTGACAGCGGATATCTCACAACGGCTGAAAGACGGAAAACCGCTTTACGGACGCCGCCTTGGAAACGGGGACGAGGAAGACTACCGGGTGGGGGGAGTGATAGCTCCTGTTCGCTACCGGAGTTATATGCAGCCCATGCCCATAGAGTTATATGTGTATGAAGAGTTTCCTGATTATATGTACTATTATATTCCGCTGATAGCTTTGCGTATAGACGATCATTTGTCGGAGAAGGTTTTCTTGCATCACTTCCGTGAGTGGATGAATAAGGAGTTGACAGTCGGTAACTATTATGTGAAGTCAGTGCAGTCGTTTAGCGACATTCAGGAGCAGCATGAATTTTCCGAGGGTATCACCAATCAGTATCGTCTGAACCTGGCTTTGGGTATCTTCTTTTTAGTGAACCTTTGCCTGGGAGTAGCAGGAACTTTCTGGATGCAGACCCGTTCACGCCGTGAAGAGGTGGGCATCATGCTTTCTTTCGGCGGTACTCCTTCACACATCACCCGCCTGCTGTTATACGAGGGTTGGATACTGACCACATTGGGTACGTTGACCGGCTGTTTACTCTATTTGCAATACGCATTGAGGGACGGACTTTATACTACCTGTAACAGTGCGGAAGAGGCAATGCCTGCTTACTGGATCAACCACTTCGGCCTGCATTTTACGGCGGTTACTCTGATCGTATATCTCTTGCTGCTGATTGTAGTTTCCATCGGAATCTGGATGCCGGCACATAAACTTAGCCGTATCAGTCCGGTAGATGCGCTGCGTGACGAATGA
- a CDS encoding helix-turn-helix domain-containing protein — MEEVIKLNSVDQYNKMYGLETLHPLVTVVDLSKATVFPTHFTLNYGLYALFLKQTKCGDLRYGRQMYDYQEGTVTSFAPGQVVEVKLNDGVRPMSHGILFHPDLIRGTSLGQEIKHYSFFSYASNEALHLSDDEKKIFQDCLDKVQQELSRPIDKHSKRLIARNIELLLDYCMRFYERQFVTRSKVNKDVLMKFEDLLDVYFQSEQSPNEKLPTVKYFADKVNLSSNYFGDLIKKETGKTAQEYIQGKIINIAKERILASEKTVSEIAYELGFQYPQHFTRIFKKVVGCTPTEYRVIQV; from the coding sequence ATGGAAGAAGTAATCAAGCTCAACTCGGTAGACCAGTATAATAAAATGTATGGTCTCGAGACATTGCACCCTTTGGTAACGGTAGTCGACTTGTCGAAAGCCACAGTGTTTCCCACACATTTCACTCTCAATTATGGATTATACGCTCTGTTCCTGAAACAGACAAAGTGTGGCGATCTGCGTTACGGACGGCAAATGTATGACTATCAGGAAGGCACAGTGACAAGTTTCGCACCGGGACAAGTAGTCGAAGTAAAGCTAAACGATGGTGTACGCCCAATGTCACACGGAATACTTTTCCATCCCGACCTTATCCGCGGCACGTCTTTGGGACAGGAAATCAAGCACTACTCGTTCTTTTCATACGCATCGAATGAAGCCCTGCATCTTTCGGACGACGAGAAAAAGATTTTTCAGGATTGCCTTGACAAGGTACAACAGGAGTTGTCCCGTCCGATAGACAAGCATAGCAAGCGCCTGATCGCAAGAAATATCGAATTGTTATTGGATTATTGCATGCGTTTCTACGAACGTCAGTTCGTGACACGTTCGAAAGTGAACAAAGATGTATTGATGAAGTTCGAAGACCTACTCGATGTCTATTTCCAAAGTGAACAATCGCCAAACGAAAAATTGCCCACAGTTAAATATTTCGCAGACAAGGTAAACCTGTCATCCAACTATTTCGGCGATCTGATTAAAAAGGAAACCGGAAAGACCGCTCAGGAATACATTCAGGGAAAAATAATCAATATAGCCAAAGAAAGGATATTGGCTTCGGAAAAAACTGTCAGTGAAATCGCTTATGAACTGGGATTCCAATATCCGCAACATTTCACACGGATATTTAAAAAGGTGGTCGGCTGTACACCGACAGAATATAGGGTCATTCAGGTATGA
- a CDS encoding ABC transporter permease: MIKQYFKQSLVLLQQNKLLSVIAIIGTALAIAMIMCIVLIYQARTANYEPEINRDRTLSIEMTIAQKIDDKGWNMGNQLSLRTIKECFYPMTTAEAVSAVHYSMTSLAATPDGTREGKCAVSYTDDNFWRVFGFRFLHGKPYGQEFVSGEKKLVVTRSLARRLFGIDNAVGRIISLGFVDYTVCGVVADVSVLAEAAYAEAWAPYTALPDYERSVSEGLQGGYSCYILVPKGADPDVVRAEAQQNVDRMNANQKELKLLLGGAPDTRLMSLARDNPFDDPDTSRLVLIYIVVITILLLVPAINLSGITLSRMRRRMEEIGVRRAFGATRGELLRQVLAENLVVTLMGGVLGLILSYIAVLCMRDWLLNTSMSGYYGVDTQVSAGMVIQPFVFVCALLFCLLMNLLSAGIPAIRVSRTNIVNAIK, encoded by the coding sequence ATGATTAAGCAATACTTTAAGCAGTCACTTGTTCTTCTTCAGCAGAATAAGTTGCTGAGTGTTATTGCCATTATTGGTACGGCACTGGCCATTGCCATGATAATGTGCATTGTACTTATCTATCAAGCAAGAACAGCCAACTATGAACCGGAGATAAATCGCGACCGTACCTTATCGATCGAGATGACGATTGCTCAGAAAATAGATGATAAAGGATGGAATATGGGGAATCAGTTATCACTGCGTACCATTAAAGAATGTTTCTATCCAATGACTACGGCGGAAGCGGTGAGCGCCGTGCACTACAGCATGACGTCTTTGGCGGCTACTCCCGACGGAACCCGGGAAGGGAAGTGTGCGGTCAGTTATACGGATGATAATTTTTGGCGTGTATTTGGTTTCCGCTTTCTGCATGGTAAACCTTACGGGCAGGAATTTGTGTCCGGCGAGAAGAAACTGGTAGTGACCCGCTCGTTGGCTCGTCGTCTGTTTGGCATCGACAATGCGGTGGGACGTATCATTTCATTAGGATTTGTCGATTATACCGTCTGTGGAGTAGTGGCCGATGTGTCGGTATTGGCCGAGGCTGCTTATGCCGAGGCTTGGGCCCCTTATACGGCATTGCCGGATTATGAACGTAGTGTCAGCGAGGGTCTGCAAGGAGGATATTCATGTTATATCCTGGTACCCAAGGGGGCCGATCCGGATGTAGTTCGAGCCGAGGCACAACAGAATGTAGACCGTATGAACGCCAATCAGAAAGAACTGAAATTGTTGCTTGGAGGTGCGCCCGACACCCGCCTGATGTCTTTGGCCCGTGATAATCCGTTTGATGATCCGGATACATCGCGGTTGGTTCTGATTTATATCGTAGTGATTACCATCCTGTTGTTGGTGCCTGCCATTAACCTGAGCGGTATCACACTTTCGCGTATGCGCCGGCGGATGGAAGAGATCGGTGTGCGACGTGCTTTCGGTGCCACTCGTGGAGAACTTCTCCGGCAGGTGCTCGCCGAGAATCTGGTTGTTACATTGATGGGAGGTGTATTGGGACTGATCTTGTCGTACATAGCCGTGCTATGCATGCGTGACTGGTTGCTCAATACTTCTATGTCGGGGTATTATGGAGTGGACACTCAAGTATCCGCAGGTATGGTCATTCAACCGTTTGTATTTGTTTGTGCGTTATTGTTCTGCTTGTTGATGAATCTGCTGAGTGCGGGAATTCCAGCCATTCGTGTATCGCGCACCAACATTGTCAATGCCATTAAATAG